The following proteins come from a genomic window of Micromonas commoda chromosome 2, complete sequence:
- a CDS encoding predicted protein, which produces MKGKKTGGKPKSGGGDDDGRGHGGAGGAKPKSTVLTGTPGEGGETVDFGFERTEALTGRRRKAEKAKSKGGGFESMDILPEVFRAIKRKGYRIPTPIQRKAIPVALSGADVVAMARTGSGKTAAFLIPVLHKLRQHSLKAGARAVVLSPTRELALQTYKFAQELSKFTDLRCVCVVGGDSMEAQFDDLASNPDLLVATPGRLLHHVEEISGFSIRSVSHVVLDEADRLLEMGFADQLRDIMKQVADQRQCLLFSATMPSALAEFVRVGLKDPQVIRLDAEMKVSPDLKLSFTVMRQDEKIPSLLFFLREVVPENQQTVVFTATRHHVELLVTVLESEGITVSAVYGSMDMAARKLHIGKFRNRKTSVMVVTDVAARGIDIPLLDNVVNFDFPPRPKLFVHRVGRVARAGRTGVAHSLLVKEEMGFLVDLHLFLGRSLVAAPVKPPESRDEARQIADEADEAQRSVVGIIPPTSLDLVQDRVRELFDARTELDGLRRACDNAYKLYQRTRGSAANESVARGAEL; this is translated from the coding sequence ATGAAGGGCAAGAAGACCGGGGGCAAGCCAAaatcgggcggcggcgacgatgacggccgcggccacggcggcgctggcggcgccaAGCCCAAGTCCACGGTGCTGACGGGCACCCCgggagagggcggcgagaCGGTGGACTTCGGCTTCGAGCGCACCGAGGCGCTGACGGGCCGGCGTcgcaaggcggagaaggcgaagagcaagggcggcgggttcgagtCGATGGATATCCTGCCCGAGGTGTTTCGGGCGATCAAGCGCAAGGGCTATCGCATACCCACCCCCATCCAGCGAAAGGCGATTCCGGTCGCGCTCtcgggcgccgacgtggtGGCCATGGCCAGGACGGGCTCCGGTAagaccgccgcgttcctcatCCCGGTGCTGCACAAGCTCCGTCAGCACTCGCTcaaggcgggcgcgcgcgcggtggtcctCTCCCCgacccgcgagctcgcgctgcagaCCTACAAGTTTGCGCAGGAGCTCTCCAAGTTTACCGATCTCCGGTGCGTGTGCGTCGTGGGCGGAGACTCCATGGAGGCGCAGTTCGACGATCTCGCGTCGAACCCCGACCTCTTGGTCGCCACGCCCGGTCGTTTACTCCACCACGTCGAGGAGATCAGCGGGTTCTCCATACGCAGCGTTTCGCACGTggtgctggacgaggcggaccgGCTCCTGGAGATGGGCTTCGCCGACCAGCTCAGGGACATCATGAAGCAAGTCGCGGACCAGCGGCAGTGCCTgctcttctccgcgacgatgcCCTCGGCGCTGGCCGAGTTCGTCAGGGTGGGTTTGAAGGACCCGCAGGTCATcaggctcgacgcggagatgAAGGTATCGCCCGACCTGAAGCTCTCCTTCACGGTGATGCGACAGGATGAGAAGATCCCCTCGCTCCTGTTCTTCCTGAGGGAGGTCGTGCCCGAGAACCAGCAGACGGTGGTgttcacggcgacgaggcacCACGTCGAGCTGCTGGTGACCGTGCTCGAGTCCGAGGGCATAACCGTCTCGGCCGTGTACGGCTCGATGGACATGGCCGCGCGTAAGCTCCACATCGGCAAGTTCCGAAACAGGAAGACCAGCGTGATGGTGGTCACAGACGTAGCCGCGCGAGGCATCGACATCCCGCTGCTCGACAACGTCGTCAACTTCGACTTCCCGCCAAGGCCGAAGCTGTTCGTAcaccgcgtcggtcgcgtcgcgcgcgcgggcaggacgggcgtcgcgcactCGCTGCTCGTGAAGGAGGAGATGGGGTTCCTGGTGGACCTACACCTCTTCCTCGGCcggtcgctcgtcgccgcgcccgtcaaaCCGCCCGAGAGCAGAGACGAGGCGAGACAaatcgcggacgaggcggacgaggcgcagcGAAGCGTGGTCGGGATCATACCCCCGACGTCGCTGGACCTCGTGCAGGACAGAGTGCGGGAGCTGTTTGACGCCAGGACGGAACTGGACGGCTTGCGAAGAGCCTGCGATAACGCGTATAAGCTGTACCAGCGCACGCGCGgaagcgccgcgaacgagagcgtcgcgaggggcgccgagctc
- a CDS encoding translation initiation factor fusion with methylthioribose kinase (expressed) codes for MAAPTLEAIRYSRGKLQLLDQLKLPTETVFMDVPDCDVCWTAIKDMNVRGAPAIAIAAALALAVELDGAKATLATAGDVCAFVATKMDHLNTSRPTAVNLGEAVERIKKLAASLDGSGADAVEAVIAECEGMLAADIANNRAIGSFGADALCAAVGKPAGAPIRVLTHCNTGSLATAGFGTALGVVRALRETDRLEHIYCNETRPYNQGARLTAYEIAFEKMPGTLICDSAAAALMAKGKVDAVVVGADRVADNGDTANKIGTYNLAVSAAYHDVPFFVAAPISTLDPSTAKGADIVIEDRPATEITHSLGKRVAAEGIDVWNPSFDVTPAALIAGIITEKGVVRKTASGDFAVGKFVAEVTGSDAPAPKLSGPPGFVALDCDTVLDYCAAKPEVAAALGGAEGRGAWSAKEVGDGNINFVYIVSNGAGGAIIVKQGLPFVRVVGESWPLTQERVRYEAEALMIAHGYCPQHVPEVHLYDAPMSVIVMRYLEPPHIILRGGIIAGTVYPKLAAHVGEYLATTLFGSSALAIGCEALRKARQAFGQNEDMCALTEQVIFTEPYAKADNNHWTSPQLDDAAAALRTDSELKSAICSLKRRFACDGAALLHGDLHTGSIMCTESTTFVIDHEFAFYGPLGFDIGAFLANLFLAYFAQDGYEGDRSSQREWLLACVKETWATFERRFVQLWDERGVSAGNAGLTPAALYDAGAGAEGDAAAALRAHQAAYMREVLTDSFGYAGAKMTRRVVGIAHVADLESIKDQDARARCERRALACGRRFMLEAKELSIEDAVAMAEELRA; via the coding sequence ATGGCCGCCCCGACGCTCGAGGCTATCCGCTACTCCCGCGGCAAGCTGCAGCTGCTCGATCAGCTGAAGCTGCCCACCGAGACGGTCTTCATGGACGTTCCCGACTGCGACGTGTGCTGGACCGCCATCAAGGACATgaacgtccgcggcgcacccgcgatcgcgatcgccgcagccctcgcgctggcggtggagctcgacggcgccaaggcgacgctcgcgaccgcgggcgacgtgtgcgcgttcgtcgcgacgaaGATGGACCACCTCAACACCAGCAGACCCACCGCGGTCAACCTCGGAGAGGCGGTCGAGCGCATcaagaagctcgcggcgtccctcgacggatccggcgcggacgccgtcgaggcggtcatcgccgagtgcgaggggatgctcgccgccgacatcGCCAACAACCGCGCCATCGGCTcgttcggcgccgacgcgctgtgcgcggcggtgggaaaacccgcgggcgcccccaTCAGGGTCCTCACCCACTGCAACACCGGATCCCTCGCAACCGCGGGATTTggcaccgcgctcggcgtcgtccgcgctctGCGGGAGACCGACCGCCTGGAGCACATCTACTGCAACGAGACCAGGCCCTACAACCAGGGCGCGAGGCTCACCGCGTACGAGATCGCCTTCGAGAAGATGCCCGGCACCCTCATCTgcgactccgccgcggcggcgctcatggCCAAGGGGAAGgttgacgccgtcgtcgtcggcgccgatcgcgtcgcggatAACGGCGACACCGCGAACAAGATCGGCACCTACAACCtggccgtctccgccgcgtacCACGACGTGCCGTTCTTCGTGGCGGCGCCCATCAGCACCCTGGACCCGTCCACGGCGAAGGGTGCGGATATCGTCATCGAGGATAGACCCGCGACGGAAATCACCCACAGCCTCGGGAagcgggtcgccgccgagggcatCGACGTCTGGAACCCGTCGTTCGAcgtcacccccgccgcgctcatcgccgggATCATCACCGAGAAGGGGGTGGTGCGCaagacggcgtcgggggatTTCGCGGTGGGCAAGTTTGTCGCCGAGGTCACCGGGTCCGACGCGCCAGCGCCAAAACTTTCGGGACCGCCCGGCTTTGTCGCGCTCGACTGCGACACCGTGCTGGACTACTgcgccgccaagcccgaggtggccgcggcgctcggtggcgcggagggccgcggcgcgtggtcGGCGAAGGAGGTGGGCGACGGTAACATCAACTTTGTTTACATCGTCAgcaacggcgcgggcggcgcgatcaTCGTCAAGCAGGGTCTCCCCTttgtccgcgtcgtcggggagtCCTGGCCGCTCACGCAGGAGCGGGTGCGGTACGAGGCAGAGGCGCTGATGATCGCGCACGGGTACTGCCCTCAGCACGTTCCCGAGGTGCACCTGTACGACGCACCGATGTCCGTCATCGTCATGCGCTACCTCGAGCCCCCGCACATaatcctccgcggcgggatcaTCGCGGGCACCGTGTATcccaagctcgccgcgcacgtcggcgAGTACCTCGCCACCACCCTGTTCGGATCCTCCGCTCTCGCAATCGGGTGCGAGGCGCTGCGCAAGGCGAGGCAGGCGTTCGGACAGAACGAGGACATGTGCGCGCTCACCGAGCAGGTCATCTTCACCGAGCCGTACGCCAAGGCAGATAACAACCACTGGACCTCGCCGCagctggacgacgccgccgccgcgctgaggaCGGACTCCGAGCTCAAGTCCGCGATCTGCTCGCTCAAGCGAAGGTtcgcgtgcgacggcgcggcgctgctccaCGGCGACCTGCACACCGGCTCCATCATGTGCACCGAGTCGACGACGTTTGTCATCGATCACGAGTTTGCCTTTTACGGACCGCTCGGGTTCGACATCGGCGCCTTCCTCGCGAACCTGTTCCTCGCGTACTTCGCCCAGGACGGCTACGAGGGCGACAGGTCGTCGCAGCGGGAGTGGCTCCTGGCGTGCGTCAAGGAAACCTGGGCCACGTTTGAGCGCAGGTTTGTACAGCTGTGGGACGAGCGGGGCGTGTCGGCGGGCAACGCGGGTctcaccccggcggcgctttacgacgcgggtgccggcgccgagggcgacgcggcggcggcgctgagggcgCACCAGGCGGCGTACATGCGGGAGGTGCTGACGGACTCGTTCGGATACGCGGGGGCTAAGATGACGAGGCGCGTCGTGGGCATCGCGCACGTGGCGGATCTCGAGAGCATCAAGGATcaggacgcgagggcgcggtgcGAGAGGCGGGCGCTGGCGTGCGGCAGGAGGTTCATgctggaggcgaaggagctcagcatcgaggacgcggtggctatggcggaggagctcaggGCGTGA
- a CDS encoding predicted protein, producing MHATAILSATTAHVTHVCNTRDPTGNARRAPASLRRARVGAPRIARLGARSVRGAMVDDDPPELPDYDVVTLGPLEVSAIALSARDWKGGSDDANCYVAAVDRGYLLIAAHEPSELKLMKEYQGYWAMSEAATLPGVRAPVVYSIVDVDAAGGSVKDAARALVAEAGGVEPDVLCVASETADVEALANSVKVAWELGACPGMVAVDGFDAARLEKFVEALSDTPGVHVAFNRVVYSLADRTAEKNGVLATCKRLGVGIVAASPLGEGSRVTNTTHGECDQALVRLLAFLGAMVGGGVQQSPLQVALNYVMSKGAVPEVETRMGSVAWECGGSMLWRLDENAVGILDERCEAVEKGETGDGGGPALA from the coding sequence ATGCACGCCACCGCGATTCTAtcggcgaccaccgcgcaCGTTACACACGTGTGCAACACCCGCGATCCTACCGGAaacgcccgtcgcgccccagCCTCCCTTCGGAGggcacgcgtcggcgctcccCGAATCGCAAGACTCGGCGCCCGAAGCGTCCGTGGTGCcatggtggacgacgaccctCCCGAGCTCCCAGATTACGATGTCGTCACCCTCGGCCCCCTCGAGGTATCTGCGATCGCACTCAGCGCGCGCGACTGGAAGGGAggcagcgacgacgccaactgctacgtcgccgccgtagaTCGAGGCTACCTGCTCATCGCGGCTCACGAACCCTCCGAGCTCAAGCTCATGAAGGAGTACCAGGGATACTGGGCGAtgtccgaggcggcgacgctccccggcgtccgcgcgcccgtcgtctaCTCCATCGTGGACGTCGAtgccgcgggcgggtcggtcaaggacgccgcgcgggcgctcgtcgcggaagcgggcggcgtcgaaccGGACGTCCtgtgcgtcgcgtccgaaacagccgacgtcgaggcgctcgcaAACTCGGTCAAGGTGGCGtgggagctcggcgcgtgccCGGGGATGGTGGCcgtcgacggcttcgacgcggcgcgcctcgagaAGTTCGTAGAGGCGCTGTCGGACACGCCGGGCGTACACGTGGCGTTCAACCGCGTGGTGTACTCGCTCGCGGATCGAACGGCGGAGAAGAACGGCGTGTTGGCGACGTGCAAGAGGCTgggcgtcggcatcgtcgccgcgtcgccgctcggggAGGGATCGAGGGTGACGAACACCACGCACGGGGAGTGCGACCAGGCGCTCGTGAGGCTGCTCGCGTTCCTGGGCGCGatggtcggcggcggggtgcaGCAGTCGCCGCTGCAGGTTGCGCTCAACTACGTGATGAGCAAGGGAGCGGTGCCCGAGGTGGAGACCCGGATGGGAAGCGTGGCGTGGGAATGCGGCGGTTCGATGCTGTGGCGATTAGACGAGAACGCGGTGGGGATCCTAGACGAGAGGTGCGAGGCTGTGGAGAAAGGGGAGACGGGAGACGGCGGGGGACCCGCTTTGGCGTGA
- a CDS encoding predicted protein — protein MGRGALAETEADDAFSPVRGVVTCLGPHPSANVRRQLRERCLALAGHRANEEQVRFSCAPYRVCPLGAHIDHQGGTVAGFALNMGICIAYIPSPGEIKLAATREGEGEPSTFEMNVTDDPEPSDDWTAFVKGVVHVVRGWASEKGVRCDAGFTGVISGCPGGLEGGGISSSAALTVALIHAFRDANNLTSCIRREDVMRLAQRVEHEWRGVRCGILDQGCVVMSKPGALTVLDCAEYQRRFAKADDLTTASTGSDLPFAVVLAFSGIRKPLTRTGYNDRVDECQRAARLLLDASGRGENQRVANGVRAWRDGDVASFGALVNASGASSVENYECGCEQITALWKIAKKTAGVFGARFSGAGFRGCVVALCEPGGAAMDAAESIAGEYARLYPELAADAPVIVTRPGRGAFILRNEDQ, from the exons ATGGGACggggggcgctcgcggagacCGAGGCCGATGACGCCTTCTCACCCGTCAGGGGCGTCGTGACCTGTCTGGGACCGCACCCGAGCGCGAATGTCCGGCGCCAACTTCGCGAGCGCTGCCTGGCTCTCGCCGGGCATCGGGCCAACGAGGAGCAGGTCCGTTTCAGTTGCGCCCCCTATCGCGTCTGCCCGCTCGGTGCCCACATCGACCACCAGGGCGGTACCGTCGCGGGTTTCGCGCTGAACATGGGGATCTGCATCGCGTACATCCCCAGCCCCGGGGAGATCAAGctggccgcgacgcgcgagggcgagggcgagcccTCGACGTTCGAGATGAACGTCACTGATGACCCGGAGCCGTCGGACGACTGGACGGCGTTCGTTAAAGGGGTTGTGCACGTCGTAAGGGGTTGGGCTAGCGAGAAGGGCGTGAGATGCGACGCGGGATTCACCGGCGTGATCTCGGGCTGCCCCGGTGGGCTCGAGGGAGGCGGGATCagctcatccgccgcgctcaccgtgGCGCTGATTCACGCCTTTCGGGACGCGAACAATCTCACCTCGTGTATtcggcgcgaggacgtcatGAGACTCGCTCAACGGGTGGAGCACGAGTGGCGCGGGGTGCGGTGCGGGATACTGGACCAGGGGTGCGTGGTCATGTCCAAGCCCGGGGCGCTGACGGTGCTGGACTGCGCCGAGTATCAGCGCCGGTTCGCGAAAGCCGACGACCttacgacggcgtcga CGGGCTCCGACCTacccttcgccgtcgtcctcgcgttTTCGGGCATTCGAAAACCGCTCACTCGAACCGGGTACAACGACAGGGTGGACGAGTgccaacgcgccgcgcgcctgttgctggacgcgagcgggcgcggg GAAAACcaacgcgtcgcgaacggcgttcgggcgtggcgcgacggggacgtcgcgtcgttcggcgcCCTCGTGAACGcttcgggcgcgtcgtccgtcgagAACTACGAGTGCGGGTGCGAGCAGATCACCGCGCTGTGGAAGATTGCGAAGAAGACGGCTGGCGTTTTCGGTGCCAGATTTTCCGGCGCCGGCTTCAGGGGTTGCGTCGTGGCTCTGTGCGAGCCGGGTggggcggcgatggacgcggcggagtcgaTCGCGGGGGAGTACGCGCGACTGTACCCGGAActggcggcggacgcgccggtgatTGTGACGCGACCGGGACGGGGTGCGTTTATCCTGAGGAACGAGGACCAGTAG
- a CDS encoding predicted protein, whose protein sequence is MSLYGESDGREPYRRVDEALRTIAKTLHPRTPLFYTVGESVVNFRGQTFIEGFDAKLSCAFFGHVSKLADSLRPIVNAEERFVAIVANPGDGYAAALCAVLLCGCAFIPIDREWSEERRRRVLEHANPAAIVFVGPRPSLKRMARWRGRLIDAPEHVPQVTGAQTSPELPEPPPWAEDALYVMYTSGSTGEPKAVVGTHEGLLARARWAAEGPMRMNPSPPEEDEGEESDEGEESELEDAKESLDHTRGCLHTRVGFVDSVTETLCPLLQGASSMVPQDFDPGGIRATMLFGEVTHFSAVPSLWERLNDEFLGEINLTTAVCSGEPMPVPLMNRIIRIMSIHNESFDREKFTFINLYGSTEVAGDATELQIKQRLIPSEVKVEYQDERQYELVYRNKSSQLVPLDKSLAFLPAGFDLPFAQTIIVKREGEGADEKFIVVKEVGEVGEVVVRGLGVASGYRDAGGEIQGFGFSALDELFKGDPMPYHLTGDLGRWDQKGLLHLEGRVDDIVKPFGERVNLNEISAAAMKLPYVTQAVARFWSTNEISYADGAGTGGAIAVYVVVNGNKDPSVVHQSVVKSCRQHGISRVAVPMEDAVMILTHMPLNANGKVDRSALPLPQALNFKGGTGKMKTMPSSSDAGADILAEMQKILGSGSEWMKQSDDFFFAGGASPDVIVLAQTLGVPAEVVVRHRTAAAIAAAIADPTAEVMPSSSGKIDVLPAEVLQRIIAFVPLKEQLSVMRLVCKSWRKAVDDSPAPLIQDETEQQASRGTLVRMWSAHLGRCVDATPLLSDTDTVSKSRTYIGSHSQEVCCLDPDGQVVWKMELPGRIEARIVFGEGVVGRRRQGDEGSQLIVPCLDGKVYCLDENTGEILWQYDTGGEVKCGLALTDCGSKPVEEPVRAFQRPREVYVPGYRLLWGQSHGGSAFAIAASGRHAGKAIWRYENSGPGVAEPVVDHVDIWCGGSGSRVDTEMDNNAVFFANLKGDVFVVNAAAVTRDWMSNGPDGIKEAKEYVVWSTNVGAPVFSTPSVHFELIQGTELPIHVANVDGLVFGLNRETGQKVWTVDLGCKIYAPIYSELDERYESSGPAKVLIGNADGELVLLRQQRYGVPDPHLGGKKRKLMHNDEYTYMTEVWRWQGRGGLRAGPVFINTGRGRQLNTNGIFVAAWDSGEISVFSYSDVKNGGLPRHLSTGRLPAPIFGTPAFGHDDHFVTGRNCGPLGDVRVYVGCRDDRLHCLKLSGVRYGVKLDDGKVDDGDEYVPVALLGPVG, encoded by the coding sequence ATGTCGCTATACGGCGAGAGCGATGGGCGTGAGCCATACAGGagggtggacgaggcgctgaGGACGATAGCCAAAACGTTGCATCCGAGAACGCCCCTCTTCTACACCGTGGGAGAGTCAGTGGTAAACTTCAGAGGCCAGACTTTCATTGAAGGATTCGACGCGAAACTGTCGTGCGCCTTTTTCGGCCATGTATCGAAGCTTGCGGACAGCCTCAGACCCATCGTGAATGCGGAGGAGCGGTTCGTGGCCATCGTCGCGAACCCGGGGGATGGATACGCCGCAGCTTTGTGTGCAGTGCTCTTGTGTGGATGTGCATTTATTCCCATTGACAGAGAGTGGTCCGAGGAGAGACGGCGGAGGGTTCTGGAGCATgccaaccccgcggcgatcgttTTCGTCGGACCGAGGCCATCATTGAAACGTATGGCCCGCTGGAGGGGTCGGTTGATCGATGCGCCAGAGCATGTGCCCCAAGTCACCGGCGCGCAGACATCCCCTGAACtacccgagccgccgccgtgggccGAGGATGCGCTATACGTCATGTACACGTCGGGGTCGACAGGTGAGCCGAAGGCGGTGGTGGGCACGCACGAGGGACTCttggcccgcgcgcgatgggcggccGAGGGTCCGATGAGGATGAATCCCTCCCCTCCGGAAGAAGACGAAGGTGAAGAGTCTGACGAAGGTGAAGAGTCTGAACTCGAAGACGCCAAAGAATCACTGGACCACACCCGTGGATGCCTGCACACCCGCGTCGGTTTCGTGGACTCTGTGACTGAGACACTCTGCCCGCTGCTGCAGGGAGCATCGTCGATGGTGCCGCAGGATTTTGACCCCGGGGGAATCAGAGCCACGATGTTATTCGGGGAAGTCACACACTTCAGCGCGGTGCCATCTTTGTGGGAGCGGCTCAATGACGAGTTTCTTGGCGAGATCAATCTCACCACTGCAGTGTGTAGCGGAGAACCCATGCCGGTACCTCTGATGAATAGAATCATCCGCATCATGAGCATCCATAATGAAAGCTTTGATCGTGAAAAATTCACTTTCATCAACCTGTACGGTTCGACGGAGGTGGCGGGAGACGCGACTGAACTCCAGATCAAGCAGAGATTGATCCCCAGCGAGGTCAAGGTTGAATATCAGGACGAGCGTCAATACGAGCTTGTATACCGGAACAAGTCGTCGCAGCTGGTACCGCTGGACAAATCACTCGCGTTCCTACCTGCAGGATTTGATTTGCCATTCGCGCAGACCATCATCGTCAAACGAGAAGGGGAGGGTGCGGATGAAAAATTCATCGTCGTGaaggaggttggcgaggtAGGCGAGGTCGTGGTTCGGGGTCTCGGAGTCGCCAGTGGAtaccgcgacgccggtggaGAGATTCAAGGATTCGGCTTTAGCGCGTTAGATGAGCTGTTCAAGGGCGACCCCATGCCTTATCACCTGACTGGAGATCTCGGAAGATGGGACCAGAAGGGTCTTCTTCATCTGGAGGGGCGCGTGGACGACATCGTGAAGCCATTCGGGGAACGAGTGAACCTGAACGAGatttcggcggcggctatgAAGCTGCCTTACGTTACACAAGCCGTGGCTCGATTTTGGTCGACAAACGAGATTAGTTACGCCGATGGCGCAGGCACGGGAGGGGCAATTGCGGTGTATGTCGTCGTTAACGGGAACAAGGATCCCAGCGTGGTACATCAGAGCGTGGTTAAATCGTGTCGGCAGCATGGAATTTCTCGGGTAGCGGTGCCGATGGAGGATGCCGTGATGATTCTCACCCACATGCCGCTCAACGCCAACGGTAAGGTTGACCGCTCCGCTCTTCCTCTTCCGCAAGCTCTCAACTTCAAAGGTGGGACCGGTAAGATGAAAACGATGCCGTCTTCGTCAGACGCGGGAGCCGATATCCTGGCGGAGATGCAAAAAATACTCGGTTCTGGCTCGGAGTGGATGAAGCAGTCAGACGACTTTTTCTTTGCCGGCGGCGCATCTCCCGATGTCATCGTCCTAGCTCAGACTCTCGGAGTACCTGCAGAAGTTGTGGTGCGACACCGGACCgcggccgccatcgccgccgctaTCGCTGATCCAACTGCTGAAGTGATGCCCTCGAGTTCTGGTAAAATAGATGTTCTTCCAGCTGAGGTCTTGCAGCGTATCATTGCCTTCGTGCCTCTGAAGGAGCAGCTCAGCGTTATGCGTCTGGTGTGCAAGTCTTGGCGCAAAGCTGTGGATGACTCCCCTGCTCCTCTAATTCAAGATGAGACGGAACAGCAGGCTTCTCGGGGAACGCTGGTGAGGATGTGGAGTGCGCACCTTGGGAGATGCGTCGACGCCACACCTTTGCTGAGCGATACAGATACCGTCTCAAAGAGCCGAACTTACATCGGTTCGCACAGTCAAGAGGTTTGCTGCTTGGACCCTGACGGTCAGGTTGTGTGGAAAATGGAGCTACCTGGCAGAATCGAGGCGAGGATAGTCTTTGGTGAGGGTGTTGTTGGCAGAAGGAGACAAGGCGATGAGGGTAGTCAACTGATTGTCCCGTGCCTGGATGGAAAAGTGTATTGCCTGGACGAAAACACCGGCGAGATCCTGTGGCAATACGACACGGGAGGTGAAGTCAAATGCGGACTGGCGCTGACTGATTGTGGTTCAAAGCCTGTTGAAGAACCGGTAAGAGCTTTTCAACGCCCCCGAGAAGTTTATGTCCCTGGGTATAGACTATTATGGGGTCAATCACACGGTGGTTCGGCATTTGCAATTGCTGCATCAGGCCGGCACGCAGGTAAAGCTATTTGGCGATATGAAAACTCTGGGCCTGGTGTTGCGGAACCTGTGGTAGATCATGTTGATATATGGTGTGGTGGATCTGGATCCCGCGTTGACACGGAAATGGATAATAATGCGGTGTTCTTCGCCAACTTAAAAGGTGACGTATTCGTTGTCAATGCTGCCGCCGTCACCAGAGACTGGATGTCTAACGGGCCGGATGGGATtaaggaggccaaggagtACGTCGTGTGGAGTACAAACGTTGGCGCACCGGTGTTTTCAACTCCGTCTGTGCATTTTGAATTGATACAGGGCACGGAGCTTCCAATCCACGTGGCGAATGTCGATGGCCTTGTCTTTGGATTGAATCGAGAAACTGGCCAAAAGGTTTGGACAGTTGACTTGGGCTGCAAAATTTATGCACCGATATATTCGGAGCTTGATGAAAGGTACGAATCATCTGGGCCGGCGAAGGTACTCATCGGCAACGCAGATGGTGAACTCGTTCTGTTGAGACAGCAGCGATACGGCGTCCCAGACCCTCACCTCGGGGGAAAAAAACGCAAGCTAATGCATAATGATGAATATACATACATGACGGAAGTCTGGCGCTGGCAGGGACGTGGCGGCCTCCGCGCCGGACCGGTTTTCATCAATACCGGCAGAGGTCGACAGTTGAACACAAATGGCATTTTTGTCGCTGCGTGGGACTCCGGTGAGATCAGTGTATTCAGTTACAGCGACGTCAAGAACGGTGGCCTTCCCAGGCATCTATCGACAGGGCGACTTCCCGCTCCCATCTTTGGAACTCCCGCGTTTGGACATGATGATCATTTTGTCACGGGAAGGAATTGTGGTCCTCTAGGTGACGTGCGCGTTTACGTGGGATGCCGGGACGACCGCCTGCACTGCCTGAAGCTTTCAGGTGTTCGATACGGTGTGAAGTTGGACGACGGGAAGGTGGACGACGGGGATGAATATGTACCTGTAGCACTCTTGGGACCCGTTGGGTAG